One genomic segment of Natrialbaceae archaeon AArc-T1-2 includes these proteins:
- a CDS encoding MFS transporter, whose translation MAETVLPTASRRSQLFGSLCLLVFLVNLGRVIYAPLLEPFRTTFDASAAEVGLLATLAWVGSASLRFPTGYLLTRYPRHRVVLLTGLVLAGASLFAAAAGTLSMLYVGAFLMGIASGMYFVAASPLVSELFPTRVGRAIGIHGTSSQVAAVTAPLLVGAYFAVPWPIAAWRVVFLSISAAALFATIALFVAAKRATLPEAGAADRRLLVAFRRQWPIVVTGVAIVGFTGLVWNGVFNFYVTYLVETKGFSERRARTALTVLFAAGVPAFALAGVVADRVRFVPLILALAGGFVASLFAVTYVEGVFAIFAVTAITGLLVHGLFPAVDTYLLASLPDENRASAYALFSGTMMPIQATGSVILGTLVDFGVAFDAAIRLFAASIAALLAVALVLYAAGRIPTGAND comes from the coding sequence ATGGCCGAGACGGTGCTTCCGACTGCGAGCCGACGAAGCCAACTCTTCGGATCGCTGTGTCTGCTCGTCTTTCTGGTCAACCTCGGCCGGGTGATCTACGCGCCGTTGCTCGAGCCGTTTCGGACGACCTTCGACGCGAGTGCGGCCGAGGTCGGCCTGCTCGCGACCCTCGCCTGGGTTGGAAGCGCCTCGTTGCGGTTCCCGACGGGCTACCTACTCACGCGGTACCCGCGCCACCGGGTCGTCCTCCTCACGGGACTCGTTCTCGCCGGCGCGTCGCTGTTTGCGGCGGCCGCCGGCACGCTGTCGATGCTTTACGTCGGCGCTTTCCTGATGGGGATCGCAAGCGGGATGTACTTCGTCGCTGCGAGCCCGCTCGTCAGCGAGTTATTTCCGACGCGGGTCGGCCGAGCGATCGGGATCCACGGCACCTCGAGTCAGGTCGCCGCCGTCACAGCCCCGCTTCTGGTCGGTGCGTACTTCGCGGTCCCGTGGCCGATTGCCGCCTGGCGGGTCGTCTTCCTGTCGATCTCGGCTGCGGCCCTGTTCGCGACGATCGCGCTTTTCGTCGCTGCGAAACGGGCAACGCTACCCGAGGCAGGGGCGGCCGACCGACGGTTGCTCGTCGCGTTCCGTCGGCAGTGGCCGATCGTCGTGACTGGCGTGGCGATCGTCGGATTCACAGGGCTGGTCTGGAACGGAGTGTTTAACTTCTACGTAACCTACCTCGTCGAGACCAAGGGGTTCTCCGAGCGTCGCGCGCGAACCGCCCTGACGGTGCTGTTCGCTGCCGGCGTACCGGCGTTCGCCCTCGCCGGTGTCGTCGCCGACCGCGTGCGGTTCGTTCCGCTGATCCTCGCGCTCGCGGGCGGGTTCGTCGCGTCGCTTTTCGCAGTGACCTACGTCGAGGGCGTCTTCGCGATCTTCGCCGTCACCGCGATCACGGGACTTCTCGTTCACGGACTCTTTCCCGCTGTCGACACCTACCTGCTCGCCTCGCTTCCGGACGAGAATCGCGCCAGTGCTTACGCGCTGTTCAGCGGCACGATGATGCCGATCCAGGCGACCGGCAGTGTGATCCTCGGCACGCTCGTCGACTTCGGGGTAGCGTTCGATGCAGCAATCCGACTCTTTGCGGCCAGTATCGCGGCTCTGCTCGCGGTCGCGCTCGTCCTGTACGCCGCCGGACGGATTCCGACGGGGGCGAACGACTAG
- a CDS encoding HVO_0758 family zinc finger protein: MKSIRKALRDGELEKDTYDRIVCEQCGKPLKTENDPDSIETIRICPDCNTEWKEIR, translated from the coding sequence ATGAAATCGATCCGGAAGGCGCTTCGGGACGGCGAACTCGAGAAAGACACCTACGACCGCATCGTCTGTGAGCAGTGTGGTAAACCGCTGAAGACCGAGAACGACCCGGACTCGATCGAGACGATCCGCATCTGTCCGGACTGCAATACAGAGTGGAAAGAGATCCGGTAA
- a CDS encoding aldo/keto reductase, with protein sequence MATRSATRAYRDEHEDAFAEGYFRRLGDAVVSSVGLGTYLGDPTDAVDDDYEAAIRTGLEAGCNVIDTAINYRCQRSERVVGRALERSDVDREAVFVATKGGYLPFDGDHPTDPTAYVTEEYVEPGILDPDDLVAGSHCIDPDYLDDQLDRSLANLGLETIDCYYVHNPATQLRERSREAVYDALEDAFVRLEERADAGDIGCYGVATWQAFRVPSDHPSYLSVPAVLERARTAARTVGAEETRFRAIQLPFNAAMPEAATERAHDGPDGPASVLEYALETDVDVVTSASIAQGSLADGVPSVDRRDDETPVQQAINVARSAPGVTASLVGTSTETHVRENVDAGAFAPLDDEAIGAVLE encoded by the coding sequence ATGGCAACCCGATCGGCGACGCGAGCGTACCGCGACGAACACGAGGACGCCTTCGCGGAGGGATACTTCCGTCGGCTCGGCGACGCCGTCGTCTCGAGCGTCGGCCTCGGTACCTACCTCGGGGATCCGACCGACGCCGTCGACGACGACTACGAGGCGGCGATCCGAACGGGCCTCGAGGCGGGCTGTAACGTGATCGACACGGCGATCAACTACCGCTGTCAGCGCAGCGAGCGCGTCGTCGGTCGCGCACTCGAGAGAAGCGACGTCGACCGCGAGGCTGTCTTCGTTGCGACGAAAGGCGGCTACCTGCCGTTCGACGGCGACCACCCGACGGACCCGACCGCGTACGTTACCGAAGAGTACGTCGAGCCCGGGATCCTCGATCCCGACGACCTCGTCGCCGGCAGTCACTGCATCGACCCGGACTACCTCGACGATCAGCTGGATCGTTCGCTCGCGAATCTCGGTCTCGAGACGATCGACTGTTACTACGTCCACAACCCGGCGACCCAGCTCCGCGAACGCTCCCGCGAGGCGGTTTACGACGCCCTCGAGGACGCGTTCGTCCGACTCGAAGAGCGGGCCGACGCCGGCGACATCGGCTGCTACGGCGTGGCGACCTGGCAGGCGTTTCGGGTTCCGTCAGACCACCCCTCATACCTCTCCGTGCCGGCCGTTCTCGAGCGAGCGCGGACCGCTGCGCGGACAGTCGGCGCAGAAGAGACGCGCTTTCGGGCGATCCAGTTGCCGTTCAACGCGGCCATGCCGGAGGCGGCGACCGAGCGAGCCCACGACGGCCCCGACGGGCCCGCCTCCGTACTCGAGTACGCGCTCGAAACGGACGTCGACGTCGTCACGAGCGCGTCCATCGCACAGGGCTCACTCGCCGACGGCGTCCCGTCGGTCGATCGACGCGACGACGAGACGCCGGTCCAGCAGGCAATCAACGTCGCGCGGTCGGCACCCGGCGTGACCGCGTCGCTCGTGGGTACGAGTACCGAGACACACGTCCGGGAGAACGTCGACGCGGGTGCGTTCGCTCCGCTCGACGACGAGGCGATCGGGGCCGTCCTCGAGTAG
- a CDS encoding cupredoxin domain-containing protein, whose product MTDETPTRRYVLAVTGGTIAAGLAGCLDGTTSPAGTTDDDTDTTTTADDDDGHGHDHEYDHELGHPEEHVDVSMETDDAEDTHHFVPHVVHLEEGGAVTWVIDSGGHDTVAYHPDNADLLPTASERRIPETAEPWESELLRTEGETFELTFEEAGIYDYACTIVEHGHGPERGQGPIGHHPTHEETGMVGRVIVGWPDLDPDAQPALRSPPEDMPHTARRELEGFNDRTRAALEDGDGH is encoded by the coding sequence ATGACGGACGAGACGCCCACCCGGCGGTACGTGCTCGCCGTTACCGGTGGCACGATTGCGGCCGGCCTTGCAGGATGTCTGGACGGGACCACTTCCCCGGCCGGCACGACCGACGACGATACTGATACTACGACCACTGCCGACGATGACGACGGTCACGGCCACGACCACGAGTACGATCACGAACTCGGACATCCGGAAGAACACGTCGACGTGTCGATGGAGACGGACGACGCCGAGGACACCCACCACTTCGTCCCGCACGTCGTCCACCTTGAGGAGGGCGGGGCGGTGACGTGGGTCATCGACAGCGGCGGCCACGATACGGTCGCCTATCACCCGGACAACGCCGATCTCTTGCCCACGGCGAGCGAGCGACGGATTCCCGAGACCGCCGAACCCTGGGAAAGTGAACTGCTCCGGACCGAGGGCGAGACGTTCGAACTGACCTTCGAGGAGGCGGGGATCTACGACTACGCCTGCACTATCGTCGAACACGGCCACGGTCCCGAACGCGGGCAAGGCCCCATCGGTCACCACCCGACCCACGAGGAGACCGGTATGGTCGGTCGCGTGATCGTCGGCTGGCCCGACCTCGATCCGGACGCCCAGCCCGCACTCCGGTCACCGCCGGAGGATATGCCCCACACCGCGAGACGCGAACTCGAGGGGTTCAACGACCGGACCCGCGCGGCGCTCGAGGACGGCGACGGCCACTGA
- a CDS encoding SHOCT domain-containing protein — MAQYTFTPGTGGVVLLAGVSIVVAQHGPGGSMGDGWGWGPFGGWMGPGLFFVLAVVAVLALAASGGDRSENADGHDRALSELRERYARGELSEAEFEKRRRRLLSQGENR; from the coding sequence ATGGCGCAGTATACGTTCACACCGGGTACTGGCGGTGTCGTCCTCCTCGCCGGCGTCAGCATAGTCGTTGCCCAACACGGTCCTGGCGGATCGATGGGCGATGGCTGGGGCTGGGGACCGTTCGGCGGCTGGATGGGGCCCGGACTCTTCTTCGTTCTTGCGGTCGTGGCAGTCCTCGCTCTCGCGGCCAGCGGAGGCGACCGATCCGAGAACGCGGACGGCCACGACCGTGCACTGTCGGAGCTTCGGGAGCGCTACGCCCGGGGCGAACTCTCCGAGGCGGAGTTCGAGAAACGCCGACGACGGCTCCTGTCGCAGGGGGAGAACCGATGA